One window from the genome of Alnus glutinosa chromosome 13, dhAlnGlut1.1, whole genome shotgun sequence encodes:
- the LOC133853766 gene encoding myb family transcription factor PHL11, producing the protein MMERNYGGGIGGSYPFENGVVMTRDPKPRLRWTTDLHDRFVDAVTNLGGPDKATPKSVLRLMGMKGLTLYHLKSHLQKYRLGQQQSRRQCTAEQPKESSGGTCVQFGNPSSGTSSNSSRGDNEKGEIPIAEALKCQLEVQKRLQEQLEVQKKLQMRIEAQGKYLQAILEKAQKSISFDMNGPSTIEATKAQLTDFNLALSSLMENMNEGDGKENMLEMNEIYRKANGSGIHLYTDGGHEENKDAKLKVEGGLIQFDLNTKGNYDFVVANGADLESKMLAYRR; encoded by the exons ATGATGGAGAGGAATTATGGCGGTGGAATTGGAGGGAGCTATCCGTTCGAGAATGGGGTGGTGATGACGAGAGACCCCAAGCCGAGGCTGAGGTGGACGACTGATCTTCACGACCGGTTTGTCGATGCTGTCACTAATCTTGGTGGCCCCGACA aagCAACTCCCAAGTCTGTGTTGAGGTTGATGGGCATGAAGGGCTTGACATTGTACCATTTGAAGAGCCATTTGCAG AAGTACAGACTTGGACAGCAGCAGTCACGAAGACAATGTACGGCAGAACAACCCAAAGAGAGCAGTG gggGCACATGTGTACAATTTGGTAATCCTTCCTCGGGGACCAGTTCCAATTCTTCAAGAGGTGATAATGAAAAAGG AGAAATCCCGATTGCAGAAGCACTTAAGTGTCAGCTTGAAGTTCAGAAAAGATTACAAGAGCAGCTTGAG GTACAGAAGAAATTGCAGATGAGAATAGAGGCTCAAGGGAAGTACTTGCAAGCTATATTAGAGAAAGCTCAAAAGAGTATTTCCTTTGATATGAACGGCCCTAGTACTATAGAAGCAACAAAGGCACAATTAACCGACTTCAATTTGGCTTTATCAAGCCTCATGGAGAATATGAATGAAGGAGATGGAAAAGAAAACATGCTAGAGATGAATGAAATTTATAGAAAGGCCAATGGATCAGGCATCCATCTTTACACAGATGGAGGTcatgaagaaaataaagatgcCAAGCTCAAGGTTGAGGGGGGTTTAATACAGTTTGACTTGAACACAAAAGGAAACTATGACTTTGTTGTTGCAAATGGAGCTGATTTGGAATCCAAGATGCTTGCTTATAGGAGATAG
- the LOC133853964 gene encoding uncharacterized protein LOC133853964, producing MDSTDVSQVADSTGIQSAASLLARILATTIASPTLSPTTVHCYSYWKKLLKIRDIAKRFIRYQVGDGRKIFLWLNKRHPAGCLLDKFGYRAIYDSGLSMNAKLCTIIRNGEWLWGEDQLIWESKNGKHSCANAWENMKSRSQEVPWWKDIVVTRHKMCAWGYSGSILCMFCYAHQENRDHLFFGCSFSRRIWMEIMSDCSFVNVLTSWNDVEIWGPKVFRGKSLQSCLGRLCFSAVVYHLWQQRNALLHSNNPRTEEAILAQVRWEVGMRIMAKGHFKRLNKQKVLVAKWNLLSCCN from the exons ATGGATTCTACTGATGTTTCTCAGGTTGCAGATTCTACTGGCATTCAAAGTGCAGCTTCTCTATTGGCTAGAATTCTGGCTACTACTATTGCTTCTCCGACTTTATCACCTACAACTGTACACTGTTACAGCTA ttggaagaagTTGTTGAAGATCCGGGACATTGCTAAGAGGTTTATTAGATACCAAGTTGGTGATGGGAGGAAGATTTTTCTTTGGCTGAACAAGCGGCATCCAGCAGGGTGTCTTTTGGATAAATTTGGATATAGGGCAATTTATGATTCAGGTTTATCCATGAATGCTAAATTGTGTACCATAATCAGGAATGGGGAATG GTTGTGGGGAGAAGATCAGCTTATCTGGGAATCCAAGAATGGGAAACACTCTTGTGCAAATGCTTGGGAGAATATGAAGAGTAGAAGTCAGGAGGTTCCTTGGTGGAAG GACATTGTTGTTACTAGGCACAAGATGTGTGCTTGGGGGTATTCGGGTTCGATTCTTTGCATGTTTTGCTATGCTCATCAGGAGAACAGAGACCATCTCTTCTTTGGTTGTAGTTTCAGTAGAAGgatttggatggaaatcatgAGTGATTGTTCCTTCGTTAATGTTCTGACTAGTTGGAATGATGTTGAAATTTGGGGTCCTAAAGTGTTCAGGGGAAAAAGTCTACAGTCATGTTTGGGAAGACTTTGTTTTTCTGCTGTAGTGTATCACCTATGGCAGCAACGTAATGCCCTCTTACATAGTAATAATCCTCGGACGGAGGAAGCAATTTTGGCTCAAGTTCGATGGGAAGTCGGGATGAGGATTATGGCTAAAGGGCATTTTAAGAGACTTAATAAACAGAAGGTTCTTGTGGCTAAATGGAACCTTTTATCTTGCTGTAACTGA
- the LOC133854105 gene encoding uncharacterized protein LOC133854105 produces the protein MGTRFLNSRTSPKNLYQLLQSRFGHSPPPPVSQFLRSLHSVSRDFHKSHPRNSREFVSAPIYNLDEAGASALSPDNRVPATVVTGFLGSGKTTLLNHILTSQHGKRIAVIENEFGEVDIDGSLVASHSSVSEDIVMVNNGCLCCTVRGDLVKMLLKLVKEKGDRFDHIVIETTGLAKPSPVIETFCTDELVSRYVKLDGVVTLVDSKHAMPHLTEVKPRFVVNEAVEQVAYADRIILNKVDLVSEAELEVLTKKIKHINGIAQVKLAKFGSVDMDFVLGVGGYDLERIDSEVHVDSSCSATHQHETGHEHHKGHRHDHTHDSTVSSVSIVSEGSLDLDELDDWLERLIEEKGEDLYRMKGILSVSGSEQRYVFQGVHSTLDGCPGRTWGPDEKRINKLVFIGRNLDETALRKGFKGCLV, from the exons ATGGGCACGAGATTCCTGAACTCAAGAACATCACCCAAAAACCTCTACCAGCTCCTCCAATCCCGCTTCGGACATTCCCCGCCACCGCCAGTTTCTCAATTCCTTCGGAGCCTTCACTCCGTTTCCCGTGATTTCCACAAATCCCATCCCAGAAACTCCAGGGAATTCGTCTCCGCCCCTATCTATAACCTCGATGAAGCCGGTGCTTCTGCGCTCAGCCCCGATAACCGCGTTCCGGCCACCGTGGTCACCGGTTTTCTCGGTTCCGGAAAG ACAACTCTCCTGAATCATATTCTTACATCTCAACACGGAAAGCGGATTGCTGTCATAGAAAATGAG TTTGGTGAGGTGGATATTGATGGATCATTGGTTGCTAGTCATTCCTCTGTGTCTGAAGACATTGTCATGGTTAATAATGGTTGCCTATGCTGTACTGTACGAGGAGATCTCGTTAAGATGCTTTTGAAGTTGGTCAAGGAAAAAGGAGATAGATTTGATCATATTGTTATAGAAACAACAG gccTTGCAAAGCCATCTCCTGTTATAGAAACTTTCTGTACTGATGAACTGGTTTCACGTTATGTGAAACTAGATGGAGTTGTTACTTTGGTTGACTCAAAGCATGCAATGCCACATTTGACTGAGGTCAAACCAAGATTTGTGGTGAATGAAGCGGTAGAACAAGTCGCCTACGCTGACCGTATTATTTTGAACAAG GTAGATTTGGTCAGCGAGGCTGAGTTGGAGGTATTGACTAAGAAAATCAAG CATATTAATGGGATTGCACAAGTTAAGCTAGCTAAATTTGGATCTGTTGACATGGATTTTGTTTTGGGAGTTGGAGGATATGATCTTGAAAG AATTGACTCTGAAGTTCATGTAGATAGTTCCTGTTCTGCGACCCATCAACACGAAACCGGACATG AACACCACAAAGGGCATCGTCACGATCATACACATGATTCTACTGTCTCTAGTGTCAGTATTGTTTCCGAGGGAAGTCTTGATCTTGATGAG CTTGATGATTGGCTTGAAAGATTGATCGAAGAAAAAGGAGAGGACTTGTATAGAATGAAGGGCATCTTGTCTGTTAGTGGTTCTGAGCAGCGTTATGTTTTTCAG GGGGTGCATTCTACCTTGGATGGCTGCCCAGGCAGAACATGGGGACCCGATGAGAAGAGAATTAACAAACTGGTGTTCATAGGAAGAAATTTGGACGAAACTGCTCTAAGAAAAGGTTTCAAAGGTTGTCTAGTATGA